The Kordia sp. SMS9 genome window below encodes:
- a CDS encoding GH3 auxin-responsive promoter family protein, which translates to MPIPLVNSIASWFLKKRISQIEHFLENPNEVQLELLMNLLITAKKTELGLQYDFATITNYKTFTERIPVTTYEDIQPMIERARRGESNIFWPKPIKWFAKSSGTTNAKSKFIPVTDVSLEYCHYAASKDLLCMYLNNNPGAQLFNGKSLRLGGSKELYEQNGTYYGDLSAILIDNLPLWAEFSSTPSSKVSLMGDWETKIDAIIKETLRENVTSLAGVPSWMLVLMNEVLEHTQKGNLFEVWPNLEAYFHGGVSFAPYEEQYRNILPSSDFKYYEIYNASEGFFAIQDRNDSDELLLMLDYGIFYEFIPMQTFHTPNQKVIPLSEVEVDQNYAVVITTNGGLWRYMIGDTIRFTSTDPYRVKVTGRTKHHINVFGEELIIENAEDALRRVCTATKSKIAEYTAGPIFMHNGEKGAHEWIIEFNKAPENIDEFAFLLDEALQNINSDYEAKRFNNMTLNSLKLNVARSGLFYEWLKKNDKLGGQHKIPRLSNQRMYLDDLLQMNQ; encoded by the coding sequence ATGCCGATACCATTAGTAAATTCTATCGCTTCTTGGTTTTTAAAAAAGCGCATCTCACAGATTGAGCATTTTTTAGAAAATCCAAACGAAGTTCAGTTAGAACTGCTAATGAACTTATTGATTACTGCGAAAAAAACGGAACTCGGTCTGCAATATGATTTCGCGACAATTACAAATTACAAAACGTTTACCGAACGTATTCCCGTAACCACCTACGAGGACATTCAACCGATGATTGAACGTGCACGTAGAGGTGAATCGAATATTTTTTGGCCAAAACCGATTAAATGGTTTGCCAAATCGAGCGGAACCACGAATGCCAAAAGTAAATTTATTCCTGTCACAGATGTTTCGTTAGAATATTGTCATTATGCAGCCAGTAAAGATTTGTTGTGTATGTATTTGAATAACAATCCGGGCGCACAATTATTTAATGGAAAAAGTTTACGCTTGGGCGGAAGTAAAGAATTATACGAACAAAACGGAACGTACTATGGAGATTTATCCGCAATTTTAATTGATAATTTACCGCTTTGGGCAGAATTTAGCAGTACGCCAAGCAGCAAAGTATCGCTCATGGGCGATTGGGAAACCAAGATTGATGCCATTATTAAAGAAACTTTACGCGAAAACGTGACGAGTTTGGCAGGCGTTCCGTCGTGGATGTTGGTATTAATGAACGAAGTATTAGAACACACTCAAAAAGGCAATTTGTTTGAAGTATGGCCCAATTTAGAAGCCTATTTTCACGGCGGCGTCAGTTTTGCTCCGTATGAAGAACAATATCGAAATATACTACCAAGTAGCGATTTTAAATATTACGAAATTTACAATGCTTCTGAAGGTTTTTTTGCCATTCAAGATCGAAATGACTCTGATGAACTGTTGCTCATGTTGGATTACGGTATTTTCTATGAATTCATACCGATGCAAACCTTTCATACGCCAAACCAAAAAGTAATTCCGTTATCAGAAGTTGAGGTTGATCAAAATTATGCGGTTGTCATTACGACCAATGGCGGTTTGTGGCGTTATATGATTGGCGATACAATTCGATTTACGTCTACCGATCCATATCGTGTAAAAGTTACAGGAAGAACCAAACATCACATCAATGTTTTTGGAGAAGAATTAATCATTGAAAACGCCGAAGATGCACTGAGAAGAGTGTGTACCGCTACAAAATCAAAAATTGCAGAATATACGGCTGGACCTATTTTTATGCACAATGGAGAAAAAGGTGCACATGAATGGATTATTGAATTTAACAAAGCTCCTGAAAATATAGACGAATTTGCTTTTCTGCTAGATGAAGCGCTTCAAAATATCAACTCCGATTACGAAGCGAAACGTTTCAACAACATGACCTTAAACAGTTTGAAACTAAACGTAGCCCGCTCTGGATTATTCTATGAATGGCTCAAGAAAAATGACAAACTCGGTGGACAACATAAAATTCCACGTTTATCCAATCAACGTATGTATTTGGATGATTTACTTCAAATGAATCAATAA